The window ATCCTTGTAGTAGGTCACGTGGTCGAGGCTCCGGCAAAAAGTGCATTCCGTTGATGTGTACTTTCGGAGAACGATGATCTCCTCATTCAGGATAAAAAATTCGATAGGGTCCCCAATGTCGATATTTCGTGTCATACGGATTTCTACGGGAACCACAATTCTGCCAAGACTGTCTAAACTCCGGATCATGCCTGTATCCTTCATCTCATGTCCCTCATTTACATCAATATATTTTTTTGCGGATATATACGATTATAGCAGTTATTGTAAGTTTAGAGAACGGGGAAAGCGCATTCATTTATAACCTTGGAGAAATACAGGAAAGGCCTCCCGTTTTGGAATGCCAAGGCGGGAGGCCGATTAGGGTTCTCTTCTTTTTACCCAATAAATCGATGCAGAAACCATAGAATACATCCTGATCTTGTTTACCTCAGGTTGAAGGGCTGCTCCAGCTTATCCTTTACTGAAACGTAAGGGTTATTCCTGAGATAGAAGCGCCAGGGAAGCTGTGCGTATTCTTCTGCGTAAGGAATATTAATGCGCGGGGCCTGGACAATATCCAGGCTCTCCGCCGGGTTCCCCTGTTCCAGCCAGAGGGGGCTGCCTTGTACATCCAGCCGGCGGCCGTTAAGGCTTTTGTCGATCCGGAGAGCACGGCATAGCTTGCCCGGGCCTCCTGAGAGCCCGGAAGGGTTCCTGTAAGCAATGCCGCGGTAGGCCGACATCTGCGCAGCATCACCGGGTGTTAGCGGCTCTACCGCCCGGATCAGCACGGCGTGCGGGTCGCCTTCGCCGGAAGTAACCACATTGAGGCAATGGTACATGCCGTATATAAGGTAGATGTAGATTGTTCCGCCGGAGCTGAACATCACCTCCGTCCGTGCGGTTCGGCGGCCGCCAAAGGCATGGCTGCCCTTGTCTTCTATCCCTCCGTAGCTTTCTGTCTCTACGATACGGCAGCGGATCTCCCCGTCCTCTGTGCGCCGGACCAAATGCTGGCCCAGGAGAAGAGGTGCAGCCTGCAGTGCCGGTAGCCTGTATAAATCGGGTGACAGCAGACGCCGAGGGCGGACGGTTTCCCGGCTCGATCCGTCCTCGTGTTCATTGCAGTCCATAGTTGGAAAGCCCCTTTCCTGGCAAAGCGGGCGCTAAGGCATTACGCCATGCCGGTGATGTTCCCATCGTATACCCAGAATCATTGGGGCTGCAACAGGGCTAGTTCATCCACCACCGTTTGATATCATTCCACAGAGAATGCTCTTCCTTGCCCGGGTCAGCTGTACCTGGGGAGCCTTCTGCCGGAGCAGTTTCCCCGCCGGTGCCGTGCTGGTCACAGTACTCCGTGGGCTCTGTGCCGCTGATGAAGGTCTCCAGCTCTTTCTCTGGACAAGCGGCTGTGGCGAGCTTGCCGGATTGCGGATTGATGTAGACGCTGACCACCCCGTCGGGAATGGGGAAAATTTTCGGAGGCACGTTGGCCAGTGCTTTTTCTGTGAATTCGGCAAAGATCGGGGCGGCCCGCCGCCCATCGGACGTAGCGATATCGCGGCCCTTGTCATATCCTACCCAGACCGCGGTGGACAGCTCCGGCGTAAATCCGACCATCCAGCCGTCGGTATCAGTCGTTCCTGTCTTGCCGGCCACAGGACGCTTGATAATTGCTGCTACGCGGTTGCCCGTGCCGCCGCTCTCAAAGACGCCTTCCATCAGCCGGGTCAGGACATAGGCTGCTGCCGGCTCCACAACCTTTTCTCCCTGATCCTGAGGAGCCTCGTAGATCAGATTACCTTTGGAATCGGTAATTTTCAGAATGGCGGTCGCCGGCTGCCTGATGCCTCCGCCGCCGATCACAGCAAAGGCAGAGGCCATCTCCAGCGGACTGACAGGAGAGGTGCCGAGCGCGAGGGAAGGCACGCTTTGCAGCGGGCTGCCGATTCCCATCTTGGCCGCCATTTCTGCGACTTTATCTGCGCCTATTTTCATAATCGTATTTACCGCATAGATATTGTCGGAAGCGGCGATAGCCTGGCGCATATTGATCTCCCCGAGGTATTTGTCGCCGAAGTTTTTGGGCTGGTAGGTTTTGCGGTTGTTGTCGTAATGGAACAGCGTCGGCTGGCTGTTGAATACCGACAGGCCGGTCATCGTCTTTGAAGAGAGGGCCGTTAGATACATGATTGGTTTAAAGGATGACCCCGGCTGGCGGGTCGTCGCCAGAGCATGATTGAACTGGTTGGTACGATAATTTTTCCCGCCCACCATTGCCTTGATATAGCCGGTGCGCGGATCGATGGATACCAGCGCTGTCTCCAGTTCACTGGCGGCATCCATTTCTTTATCAACGGCCTCCTCAGCAGCCTGCTGCATATCGGGATCAAGGGTGGTAAAGACATTCAGTCCGCCAAGCTCCAGTTCATCACTGCTGATATGGAGTGTGTCCAGGACAAGCCCGCGCACATAATCACGGAAATAAGGGGCGAGAACGGTAGTATTCTTCTGGCCCTGTGGTTTGAAGCTTAAGGTCTCCTGTGCCGCCGCCCGGGCTTGTACCGCTGTGATGTCACCTACCTCTACCATGGCTGACAAGATGATGCCTTGCCGTTTCTTGGCATTCTCCAGATGGGTATACGGTGAATAATAGGTGGGCCCTTTAGGAATTCCGGCAAGCATTGCACTCTCTGCCAGATTAAGATCTGCAGCTGCTTTGCCAAAATACATCCGGGCCGCTGCTTCAATTCCATATGCGCCATGACCGTAATAGATTTCATTTAAATACATGTTCAGAATTTCGTTTTTGCTGTACTTCATCTCAAGCTGCATCGTGTAAAGGGCTTCCTTGGATTTGCGGGTCCACGTCTTTTCGTGGGTAAGATAAAGATTGCGAGCGAGCTGCTGGGTCAGGGTGCTGGCTCCCTGCGTGCGTTTTCCCGCCTCCACATTGGCAAGCACAGCCCGTGCCATTCCTTTCAGGTCAAAACCGGAATGATCATAAAATTTGCGGTCCTCCACGGCCAGGGTAGCCTGGATAAGCTGCGGGGCTATCTGGCTCAGTGTAACAGGGTCCCGGCTGCGTCCGTCCGTAGTAAAGGTGGTCAGTACATTGCCCCGGGAATCGAGCAGCTTGGAGCGGATATCATCGCCGATCGGCGGAAGCGGTTTGTTGTATAGATAGCCTAGTAGTGCTCCGGCAGCCAGCAGGAACAGCACGGCCGTGGCGGCCAGCAGCCGGACCAGCCGGCGGAGGCGGTGTCTCTTGACTTTGGGTTTAGCGGTATCACGCGGCATGGCTTCAGGCTCCTTGTCCTTCAAAATTACGAAACGGCCATGGGTATCTTGGCAAAGATTTGGCTAGTTAGTTTTCATTATGGGGAAGGTGGGGCTCAGATATTCAAGGCAGCGATACTTTATGCAAAAAGGAAGCCTATCAAGCGGACCTGGCAAAACGGTAACCAAATTGTTTTCTTTTTGTGATCTTCTCCGGGTAGATAGAGGAGCGGGCGGGGAGTATAACAGAGTAGTGTCAGTTCTAAAGGGTATATATACCACAGGAGGTGTTATCATGAATTGGACCCTGAATATACGCTTAAGAGTGCTAACTCTTCTCTCATGCGGGCTTCTGGCTGCCTCAGTCTGGGGAACAGCGGCGCCGGCCCAGGCAGCAGCGGCACCGGCCTGCGGCAGCGGGGATCATGGTTTGCTGCAGCAGCTGCAGGCCAAGCATTCCGCTGCAGAGGAAACGCCGCTCAGCTTCACGGATATCCAATTTCTCAGCGGAGATACAGGACGGGCTGCAGGCAGCGGCTTTATGATCGGTACATCAGATGGCGGCTGCCATTTCCAAAAAATCTATGAAGGCCAATGGAATTTCCGGCAAATCTCTTTCCCGGATAATGTGCATGGCTGGGCTCTAGCTTCCGTTAAGGAGGGTACGGATGCCTATCTCATCGCTACGGCTGACGGAGGTTCAACCTGGAAGAGAATCTCGGAAACGGCAGTGGGGTTTGAAAGAATTGCATTCACGGATAGTAAGCACGGCTTTGGTTACGTGCGTGCCTTTACGTATTACACAGAAGACGGAGGACTCAGCTGGAGCCAGATCAAGACCCCGGCGAATACACGCGGCGCAGAGTTCAGCAGCCGGAGTAACGGCTGGGCGGTGGTGGTAGCGCCTGGAGAAGGCTACCGGATCATGAAAACCACGGATGGCGGGGCATCATGGAAGCTTTCCCTGAAATCAGCCTTTGCCTACCCGGAGTATGGAAGAGTATATGCCAAAGGTGATCAGGTGTACGCGTTTCTGTATGGCGGAACAGGGATGTCCCAGACCTCTTATTCGCTGTACGCCAGCAGCAATCAAGGGGGAAAGTGGAACCGTGTGATTGCTGAGGATACTGCAGGCGGCGGACCGGCACCGGGCAGCGGCACAGCATTGCTTAAGAAAGGTCCTGCTTCAGGCAAGCCTGGCAATATGCAGCTGGTCGGCAACAGCACAGCCTTTCTGGTCGGTTACTCTCCCGCAGGCGAAAAGGTTGCCGTCGGCCGCACCTTTACGGGGGGCAGACAGTGGGCTAATCTTCCGCCTATTGCCGGTTTTGACGGGATTATTTCCTTCCCGGACAGCAAGGACGGCTGGATGGCTGTACGGGGCCAGAACAGCTCTTCCCTGTACGCCACCAAAGACGGCGGCGCGACCTGGAAGGTTAAGTTTACTTTTAAGGGAACAGAACAGTAGGATATTAACTAAACTAAATCGGCATGGGCTAAGGAAGGCGGCTCCTTTAGGGGCCGCTTTTTTCTGTAAAATGACAGCACCCTGCACTTTGTCACTATAATCCCGGCTGAGTGTGATTTTGGCCTTCAGTATGGTAAAATTTTAGTTACTTTATCAGGACTGTCGTGTGTAAACGCAGAACCTGCAGACGAACCTTAGGAGGACTGGAGAATGGCTTTCCGCGTATCCGCCGTTCAATATCATTTACATACGATCTCCTCGTTTGAGGAATTTGCCGCCCAGTGCGAGCACTATATAAAGACAGCCGAAGAATACGGCACGGACTTCATTCTGTTTCCGGAGTTTCTTACGACCCAACTGATGTCTATCGGAGACAGCCGGGGAAAGGCCTCAGGCATTGAAGACCTCCCGCAGTTTACTGAACAATACCGGGACATGTTCTCGGGGTATGCCCGGAAGTACAACGTCCATATAATTGGGGGAACCCATGTGCTGCGCCGGAATGATAAGCTCTATAATGTAGCACATCTCTTTTATCCTGACGGAAGAATTGCCGAGCAGGCCAAGCTTCATATTACACCCGCTGAGGTAGAGGGCTGGAATATGGGTGCAGGAGAAGAGCTTGAGGTTTTCCAGACGGATAAAGGGACTATCGCCATGCTGACCTGCTACGACATCGAGTTCCCGGAAATTGTCCGCATGGCCAGAGCCAAGGGCGCTGATGTAATCTTTTGCCCGTCCTGCACAGATGACCGCCACGGATTTCACCGGGTCCGCTATACCAGCCATGCCCGTGCCATTGAGAACCAGATTTACGTTGTGCTGACAGGAACTGTGGGATCACTCCCTACCGTGGATCTGATGCGCGCCAACTTCGGCCAGGCTGCGGTAATTACACCGAATGATATTCCCTTCCCGCCAAAAGGGCTGCTGGCCGAAGGCGAAATTAATGATGATATGATCATTACAGCCGATCTGGATCTGGAGCTGCTCTACCGTGTCCGGGAACGCGGGTCCGTGACTACCTGGCGCGACCGGAGAACAGATCTTTATACGGACTGGACGTAAAGGGGGCAGGGGAAGAGATGTACTATAAGACCTTTTATGCCTTTGACGGCAAAGTGCCGGTCCCGGCGGTTATACGTAATTATACGGCAGCGGATTTTGATGACCTGATCACCATTCAGTCCGAGGCCTTTCCACCCCCCTATCCTGCCGAGTTATGGTGGAACCGGGAGCAGCTCCGGAATCATGTGGAGTTTTTTCAGGAGGGCGCGTTATGTGTTGAAGTGAACGGAGAACTGGCCGGCTCGGTTACGGGCCTGAAGATTCATTTTGATCCGGAAACACCGCAAGTTCATCATACCTGGTCCGAGGTT of the Paenibacillus pedocola genome contains:
- a CDS encoding DNA-3-methyladenine glycosylase, giving the protein MDCNEHEDGSSRETVRPRRLLSPDLYRLPALQAAPLLLGQHLVRRTEDGEIRCRIVETESYGGIEDKGSHAFGGRRTARTEVMFSSGGTIYIYLIYGMYHCLNVVTSGEGDPHAVLIRAVEPLTPGDAAQMSAYRGIAYRNPSGLSGGPGKLCRALRIDKSLNGRRLDVQGSPLWLEQGNPAESLDIVQAPRINIPYAEEYAQLPWRFYLRNNPYVSVKDKLEQPFNLR
- a CDS encoding carbon-nitrogen hydrolase family protein, with the protein product MAFRVSAVQYHLHTISSFEEFAAQCEHYIKTAEEYGTDFILFPEFLTTQLMSIGDSRGKASGIEDLPQFTEQYRDMFSGYARKYNVHIIGGTHVLRRNDKLYNVAHLFYPDGRIAEQAKLHITPAEVEGWNMGAGEELEVFQTDKGTIAMLTCYDIEFPEIVRMARAKGADVIFCPSCTDDRHGFHRVRYTSHARAIENQIYVVLTGTVGSLPTVDLMRANFGQAAVITPNDIPFPPKGLLAEGEINDDMIITADLDLELLYRVRERGSVTTWRDRRTDLYTDWT
- a CDS encoding transglycosylase domain-containing protein, giving the protein MPRDTAKPKVKRHRLRRLVRLLAATAVLFLLAAGALLGYLYNKPLPPIGDDIRSKLLDSRGNVLTTFTTDGRSRDPVTLSQIAPQLIQATLAVEDRKFYDHSGFDLKGMARAVLANVEAGKRTQGASTLTQQLARNLYLTHEKTWTRKSKEALYTMQLEMKYSKNEILNMYLNEIYYGHGAYGIEAAARMYFGKAAADLNLAESAMLAGIPKGPTYYSPYTHLENAKKRQGIILSAMVEVGDITAVQARAAAQETLSFKPQGQKNTTVLAPYFRDYVRGLVLDTLHISSDELELGGLNVFTTLDPDMQQAAEEAVDKEMDAASELETALVSIDPRTGYIKAMVGGKNYRTNQFNHALATTRQPGSSFKPIMYLTALSSKTMTGLSVFNSQPTLFHYDNNRKTYQPKNFGDKYLGEINMRQAIAASDNIYAVNTIMKIGADKVAEMAAKMGIGSPLQSVPSLALGTSPVSPLEMASAFAVIGGGGIRQPATAILKITDSKGNLIYEAPQDQGEKVVEPAAAYVLTRLMEGVFESGGTGNRVAAIIKRPVAGKTGTTDTDGWMVGFTPELSTAVWVGYDKGRDIATSDGRRAAPIFAEFTEKALANVPPKIFPIPDGVVSVYINPQSGKLATAACPEKELETFISGTEPTEYCDQHGTGGETAPAEGSPGTADPGKEEHSLWNDIKRWWMN